One part of the Caproiciproducens sp. CPB-2 genome encodes these proteins:
- a CDS encoding TIGR03905 family TSCPD domain-containing protein has product MYQYKTKGTCSSEIDLELEGDTVKSVKIIGGCNGNGKGICALVEGMKADEAIRRLKGIKCGFKSTSCPDQLAIALLQAKEQQEHK; this is encoded by the coding sequence GTGTATCAGTACAAAACAAAGGGGACATGCTCTTCTGAAATCGATCTGGAGCTGGAGGGCGACACCGTCAAATCGGTTAAGATCATCGGGGGCTGCAACGGGAACGGCAAGGGAATCTGCGCGCTTGTAGAGGGAATGAAGGCCGACGAGGCCATCCGGCGCCTGAAAGGAATCAAGTGCGGGTTTAAGTCCACCTCCTGTCCGGATCAGCTGGCGATTGCATTGTTACAGGCAAAAGAGCAGCAGGAGCATAAATAA
- a CDS encoding ABC transporter ATP-binding protein, whose amino-acid sequence MYAVSAKGLTKSYDGKTNALNDLNLDIPQGSVYGFLGPNGAGKTTSVKLFTGLLKPTQGECTVLDLNPVKAPGDVHRLCGVMTESARMYGQLTGTQNLLFFAQTAGLSRDEGNERAVQLLKELDLWDAREKKLSEYSTGMAQRLSLARALINRPQVLFLDEPTSGLDPESAQTVNSMITDLAGNTGTTVFLCTHQLRYAQDICDSYGIVDKGRLIAGGSLEALCSEIGCRVKAAFRLPEGDSLDGFDADGGWWRTELEREDQMPKLLKTVVESGHNVFEARLVKPTLEDIYFEYLKRQEEAQ is encoded by the coding sequence TTGTACGCAGTCAGCGCAAAAGGTCTTACGAAATCCTATGATGGGAAAACCAATGCCCTGAACGACCTGAATCTGGACATTCCGCAGGGCAGCGTGTACGGCTTCCTGGGCCCGAACGGGGCTGGAAAAACGACATCCGTCAAACTGTTTACGGGGCTCCTGAAACCGACGCAGGGGGAGTGTACGGTGCTTGACCTGAATCCCGTGAAAGCCCCCGGCGACGTCCACCGGCTTTGCGGGGTCATGACGGAATCCGCCAGAATGTACGGCCAGCTGACGGGCACGCAGAACCTTCTCTTTTTTGCCCAGACGGCGGGCCTGAGCCGCGACGAGGGCAATGAGCGGGCGGTCCAGCTTTTAAAAGAGCTTGACCTGTGGGACGCGCGTGAAAAAAAGCTGAGCGAATATTCCACCGGCATGGCGCAGCGCCTCTCTCTGGCCCGCGCGCTGATCAACCGTCCCCAGGTGCTTTTTCTGGACGAGCCCACCAGCGGGCTTGATCCGGAATCCGCACAGACGGTTAATTCCATGATTACGGACCTGGCGGGAAATACCGGTACGACGGTGTTCCTCTGCACCCATCAGCTGCGCTACGCGCAGGACATCTGCGACAGCTATGGAATCGTTGATAAAGGCAGGCTGATCGCCGGGGGCAGCCTCGAGGCCCTTTGCAGCGAGATCGGCTGCCGCGTCAAGGCCGCTTTCCGACTTCCCGAGGGGGATTCCCTGGACGGCTTTGACGCCGATGGCGGATGGTGGCGGACGGAGCTTGAGCGGGAAGATCAGATGCCGAAGCTGCTGAAAACCGTCGTTGAATCCGGGCATAATGTTTTTGAAGCGCGTTTGGTAAAGCCGACGCTGGAAGACATCTATTTTGAATATCTGAAGCGTCAGGAGGAAGCACAATGA
- a CDS encoding helix-turn-helix domain-containing protein, producing MDKAKMEIMQKTAEQIKHLRKAAGFSQKSLANSAGLDPAFLGHIERCLKCPTIDTLNKIAMALDISLSELFDFGHPRKYEKKEAAVKKITTVAERLTPEEAEQLADLVAGIVAFKREGPRS from the coding sequence ATGGATAAGGCAAAAATGGAAATCATGCAGAAAACTGCAGAGCAAATCAAACATCTGCGCAAGGCAGCGGGCTTCAGCCAGAAATCGCTCGCAAATTCTGCCGGGCTGGACCCGGCTTTTTTAGGCCATATCGAGCGGTGCCTGAAGTGCCCGACGATCGACACGCTCAATAAAATCGCAATGGCGCTGGATATTTCCCTGTCCGAGCTGTTTGACTTCGGTCATCCGAGGAAATATGAAAAGAAAGAGGCGGCCGTCAAAAAAATCACGACGGTTGCGGAGAGGCTCACCCCGGAAGAAGCCGAACAGCTGGCGGACCTGGTGGCCGGAATCGTCGCGTTCAAAAGGGAAGGGCCCCGCTCATAA
- a CDS encoding PHP domain-containing protein, producing the protein MAADLHCHTKMSDGSVSIDEVVLLAKTHGIPTIAVTDHDTFAGSTRARIFGDRHGIKVISGVEFSTTDPATGRKAHILCYLCDNTDRLEGLCKRTGDSRRRASCIMLQKVMKLYPITAEMVLRRAQGSTNIYKQHIMHALIDAGYSNDFFGETYHKLFNSKTGLAYFPVHYPDVHDVIGQIHDAGGVAVLAHPGEYDSYDLLEQLAKDHEIEGVEVWHPRNKPGDEERFTAIAQEYGLVMTGGTDFHGMYTTVAMPIGTCVTPDSQLEALKKAKIHLKK; encoded by the coding sequence GTGGCTGCAGATTTACATTGTCATACGAAAATGTCCGACGGTTCGGTCAGTATTGACGAGGTTGTTCTACTTGCCAAAACGCATGGGATCCCCACGATTGCCGTCACTGATCATGACACATTTGCGGGATCGACCAGAGCAAGAATTTTTGGGGACAGGCATGGGATTAAAGTGATTTCAGGGGTCGAGTTTTCAACGACGGACCCTGCTACCGGAAGAAAGGCGCATATACTGTGCTACCTTTGCGACAATACCGACCGGCTGGAGGGCCTGTGCAAGCGCACCGGGGACAGCCGCCGCCGCGCTTCCTGCATCATGCTTCAGAAGGTAATGAAGCTTTATCCGATTACTGCAGAAATGGTTCTGCGCCGGGCGCAGGGGAGTACCAATATCTATAAGCAGCATATTATGCACGCGCTGATAGACGCGGGCTATTCCAATGATTTTTTCGGTGAAACATATCACAAGCTGTTTAATTCCAAGACGGGGCTTGCTTATTTTCCCGTCCACTATCCCGATGTCCACGACGTGATCGGGCAGATCCATGACGCGGGGGGTGTTGCGGTTCTGGCGCATCCCGGTGAATACGACAGCTATGATCTGCTGGAACAGCTTGCAAAAGATCATGAAATTGAAGGCGTGGAGGTCTGGCATCCGCGCAACAAGCCGGGCGACGAGGAACGCTTTACCGCCATTGCGCAGGAGTATGGCCTGGTGATGACAGGCGGCACCGATTTTCACGGCATGTATACGACCGTCGCAATGCCGATCGGGACGTGTGTAACGCCGGACAGTCAGCTGGAAGCGCTGAAAAAGGCCAAAATACATTTGAAAAAATAG
- a CDS encoding S1 RNA-binding domain-containing protein produces MFDYYPEGWIIDTPENRAATLSISALNDACRDGKILEGRALICDSSHNLLVDLGCMKGVIPHDEGALGIREGTVRDIAIISRVNRPVCFTVTGFQKDTDGHMTALLSRRAAQEKCMAEYVKKLTPGDVINARVTHLESFGTFADIGCGIIALLPIDAISVSRIDHPRERFTVGMDIRVVIKSVENGRITLSHKELLGTWAENVAMFKAGETVAGIVRSVESYGIFVELSPNLAGLAEAKEDVVPGQQASVYIKSIIPSRMKVKLVIIDTFDYSYRPSAPKYFFTGNRIDRFVYSPPDSEKEIATNFTPE; encoded by the coding sequence ATGTTTGATTACTATCCTGAGGGTTGGATCATCGATACACCCGAAAACCGCGCGGCGACCCTGAGCATCTCCGCGCTGAACGACGCCTGCCGGGATGGAAAAATTTTGGAAGGACGCGCGCTGATTTGTGACAGCTCGCATAATTTACTGGTCGATTTAGGATGCATGAAGGGTGTGATTCCGCACGACGAGGGTGCTTTAGGTATTCGCGAAGGTACGGTACGTGACATTGCCATCATTTCCAGAGTCAACCGGCCGGTATGCTTTACCGTGACGGGTTTTCAGAAGGATACGGACGGACATATGACCGCCCTGCTGTCGCGGCGGGCCGCACAGGAAAAGTGCATGGCCGAGTATGTGAAAAAGCTTACTCCGGGCGACGTCATCAACGCGCGCGTGACCCACCTGGAAAGCTTCGGGACTTTTGCCGACATCGGCTGCGGGATTATCGCGCTGCTGCCGATCGACGCCATCTCCGTTTCCAGAATTGACCACCCACGCGAGCGGTTTACGGTCGGCATGGATATCCGTGTTGTAATAAAGTCCGTGGAAAACGGGCGCATTACCCTGAGCCACAAAGAGCTTCTGGGAACCTGGGCGGAAAACGTAGCCATGTTCAAAGCCGGGGAAACAGTGGCCGGGATCGTGCGTTCCGTCGAGTCCTACGGCATTTTCGTCGAGCTTTCCCCCAACCTTGCCGGGCTGGCGGAAGCCAAGGAGGATGTGGTACCCGGTCAGCAGGCGAGCGTTTACATAAAAAGCATCATTCCTTCACGGATGAAGGTAAAGCTCGTGATTATCGATACGTTCGACTACTCCTACCGTCCTTCCGCGCCAAAATATTTCTTCACCGGAAACAGGATCGACCGGTTTGTCTATTCTCCCCCCGACAGCGAAAAAGAAATCGCTACCAATTTTACACCGGAATAG
- a CDS encoding ABC transporter permease subunit, giving the protein MKLLSSAEQAVVNKDFGEIWNTRMARNTIIFVPLLMVLLLPVMYLLMILFVPAGEMNGVDQMLQLLPREASYFSVKQGMFYIMTNVVCPMFFLMIPLMVSSVSAASSFVGEKERGTIQTLLLTPLSVKSIFKAKVLSCVFLSAIATGISFVVFACVITAGDLLLGMPFFLNWNWLVLVLFLAPGVTVFGVVFMVLVSGRSKSYMESFQTSGYIVLPLVLLFVGQFTGLFQLNALILLIIAVVLLVVDCLLWFVAARSFTPEKLLK; this is encoded by the coding sequence ATGAAATTGCTGTCGTCAGCCGAACAGGCGGTTGTAAATAAGGATTTCGGGGAGATCTGGAACACCAGAATGGCGCGCAATACCATTATTTTCGTGCCGCTGCTGATGGTTCTGCTCCTGCCCGTCATGTACCTTCTTATGATTCTTTTCGTCCCGGCAGGGGAGATGAACGGCGTTGACCAGATGCTGCAGCTCCTTCCGCGGGAAGCGTCGTATTTTTCCGTCAAGCAGGGTATGTTCTACATTATGACAAATGTGGTCTGTCCCATGTTCTTTCTGATGATTCCCCTGATGGTTTCCAGTGTTTCGGCGGCAAGCAGCTTTGTCGGCGAGAAGGAACGCGGAACGATCCAGACGCTGCTTCTGACCCCTTTGAGCGTAAAATCGATTTTCAAAGCCAAGGTGCTCAGCTGCGTCTTTTTATCCGCGATCGCCACAGGTATCTCCTTTGTGGTGTTTGCCTGCGTCATCACGGCGGGGGACCTTCTCCTCGGCATGCCGTTTTTCCTGAACTGGAACTGGCTCGTACTCGTGCTTTTTCTGGCGCCCGGGGTCACGGTTTTCGGAGTGGTCTTTATGGTGCTGGTTTCGGGCAGGAGCAAAAGCTACATGGAGTCCTTCCAGACGTCGGGATACATCGTTCTGCCGCTTGTCCTTCTTTTTGTGGGGCAGTTCACCGGCCTGTTTCAGCTGAACGCGCTGATCCTGCTGATCATTGCGGTGGTTTTACTGGTAGTTGACTGTCTTCTCTGGTTTGTCGCGGCGCGTTCTTTCACACCGGAAAAGCTTTTAAAATAA
- a CDS encoding CTP synthase yields MSAKYVFVTGGVVSGLGKGITAASLGRLLKARGLRITIQKFDPYLNVDPGTMNPFQHGEVFVTNDGAETDLDLGHYERFIDENLTQNSNITSGRIYWNVLQNERNGDYDGGTVQVIPHITNEIKSRIYDGKDNIDVAIIEVGGTVGDIESLPFLEAIRQFATEVGRNNCLFIHVTLVPYLICSHEHKSKPTQHSVKELLSIGIQPDIIILRSERPVGDDIKKKIALFCNVNENCVIQNLDLPLLYQVPLALKDERLDDIVCKRFGLDTPGADLSDWIAMVNTAMSLTESVTIGLVGKYVELHDAYLSVAEALTHGGIGNNVKVNIKWIDSETITPDNVAEILTGMDGVIVPGGFGQRGIEGMITAIHYARVNRIPCLGICLGMQLAIVEYARDVLGLADANSAEFDPQSSNHVIDLMPEQKDVVQIGGTMRLGQYPCKLTAGTKAAALYGNEPLISERHRHRFEVNNDYRERFEQAGVVFCGKSPDDHIVEMMEVPEHPWFLGSQFHPEFKSRPNRPHPLFKGLVGAAKEYKAGQKK; encoded by the coding sequence ATGTCAGCAAAATATGTTTTTGTAACAGGCGGGGTTGTATCCGGATTGGGGAAAGGAATCACGGCGGCTTCTTTGGGGCGTTTACTGAAGGCAAGGGGGCTGAGAATTACCATACAGAAATTCGATCCCTATCTGAATGTTGATCCGGGCACCATGAACCCGTTTCAGCACGGAGAGGTTTTCGTCACCAATGACGGAGCGGAAACGGATCTGGATCTTGGCCATTACGAACGCTTTATCGACGAGAATCTGACCCAGAACAGCAATATCACTTCGGGCAGAATTTACTGGAATGTGCTGCAGAACGAGCGCAACGGCGATTACGACGGGGGTACGGTTCAGGTGATCCCCCACATTACCAACGAAATCAAATCCCGCATCTATGACGGGAAGGACAATATTGACGTAGCGATCATTGAAGTGGGCGGTACGGTCGGCGATATTGAGAGCCTGCCTTTTCTGGAGGCCATCCGTCAGTTTGCGACGGAGGTCGGCAGAAACAACTGCCTGTTTATCCATGTTACCCTTGTTCCTTACCTGATCTGTTCCCATGAACATAAGTCAAAACCCACCCAGCACAGCGTAAAGGAGCTCCTCTCCATCGGCATTCAGCCGGACATTATTATTCTCCGTTCCGAAAGGCCGGTCGGCGACGATATCAAAAAGAAAATCGCGCTTTTCTGCAATGTCAATGAAAACTGCGTGATCCAGAACCTGGATCTTCCGCTTCTGTATCAGGTGCCTCTTGCGTTGAAGGACGAGCGTCTGGACGATATCGTCTGTAAACGCTTTGGGCTGGACACGCCCGGCGCTGATCTGAGCGACTGGATCGCCATGGTCAACACGGCCATGTCCCTGACGGAAAGCGTCACCATCGGGCTTGTAGGCAAATATGTGGAGCTGCATGACGCGTATCTGAGCGTTGCCGAAGCCCTGACCCACGGCGGAATCGGCAATAACGTCAAAGTAAATATCAAATGGATTGATTCCGAAACGATCACCCCGGACAACGTCGCGGAAATTCTTACCGGTATGGACGGCGTGATCGTGCCTGGCGGATTCGGACAGAGGGGCATTGAGGGCATGATTACGGCGATTCACTATGCCAGGGTCAACCGGATTCCGTGCCTCGGCATCTGCCTCGGCATGCAGCTTGCGATTGTGGAGTACGCCCGCGATGTGCTGGGCCTTGCGGACGCGAACTCGGCGGAATTCGATCCGCAGAGCAGCAACCATGTCATTGACCTGATGCCGGAGCAGAAGGACGTTGTCCAGATAGGCGGCACCATGCGCCTTGGACAGTATCCGTGCAAGCTGACCGCGGGCACGAAAGCGGCTGCGCTTTATGGCAACGAACCGCTCATTTCCGAGCGCCACCGTCACCGCTTTGAGGTGAACAACGATTACCGCGAGCGGTTTGAACAGGCGGGCGTGGTCTTCTGCGGGAAATCGCCGGACGACCATATCGTGGAAATGATGGAAGTCCCGGAGCATCCGTGGTTTCTGGGCTCCCAGTTCCATCCGGAATTCAAGTCCCGTCCGAACCGCCCGCACCCGCTTTTCAAGGGCCTGGTCGGCGCGGCAAAGGAGTACAAGGCGGGCCAAAAGAAATAG
- a CDS encoding peptidylprolyl isomerase has protein sequence MIRYIRKMLGFVSVFALLLSLSACSGGGAASSAASSSPASSAPVSSVASGRVKPDDGKKIGYQLEKPAVGEDIAVLTTSMGVIKLRLFAQAAPKAVENFKGLIQKGYYNGLTFHRVINDFMIQSGDPKGDGTGGESVWNKDFEDEFNANLVNIRGSVSMANAGENTNGSQFFINQRGTSEKVNWEDYQQAYNVYKQYPDAFIQQYGTYFLNMDKVTDAYKKLYDDNGGNPNLDGAYNIVERGHTVFAQVIEGMDVVDKIAAVPVSENDQGEKSKPSTPVTIQKAGIEKYQP, from the coding sequence ATGATACGATACATCAGAAAAATGCTTGGGTTTGTTTCTGTTTTCGCCTTGCTTCTGAGCCTGTCCGCCTGTTCCGGCGGCGGCGCCGCAAGCTCCGCGGCATCGTCCTCTCCGGCGTCCTCCGCACCGGTGAGCTCGGTCGCTTCCGGCAGGGTAAAGCCGGACGACGGCAAAAAAATAGGCTATCAGCTTGAAAAGCCCGCCGTCGGCGAAGACATTGCCGTACTGACCACCAGTATGGGCGTGATCAAGCTCCGCCTTTTTGCGCAGGCCGCTCCGAAGGCCGTTGAGAATTTCAAAGGCCTGATTCAGAAGGGCTATTACAACGGGCTGACCTTCCACCGCGTGATTAACGATTTCATGATTCAGTCCGGCGATCCCAAAGGCGACGGAACCGGCGGGGAAAGCGTCTGGAATAAGGACTTTGAAGATGAGTTCAACGCCAACTTGGTCAACATCCGCGGCTCCGTTTCCATGGCGAACGCGGGTGAAAACACCAACGGAAGCCAGTTCTTCATCAACCAGAGGGGAACCTCCGAAAAGGTGAACTGGGAGGACTACCAGCAGGCGTACAATGTCTATAAGCAGTATCCGGACGCCTTTATCCAGCAGTACGGCACCTATTTTCTCAACATGGACAAGGTCACAGACGCCTATAAAAAGCTGTATGACGACAACGGTGGCAATCCCAATCTGGATGGCGCGTATAATATTGTGGAGCGGGGACACACCGTTTTCGCACAGGTGATCGAGGGAATGGATGTCGTCGACAAAATTGCCGCGGTTCCCGTTTCCGAAAACGATCAGGGGGAGAAGAGCAAGCCATCTACCCCGGTTACCATCCAAAAAGCGGGGATAGAAAAATACCAGCCGTAA
- a CDS encoding methyl-accepting chemotaxis protein, which translates to MFRNMKIAKKLMIAFIAVAIISSISGIVGVNTTALLNATYGKALTDYGFSQGEIGLFNTQFNESRSILSNIIYSTEPQKIQESGNELDQSGKKLDTYLKNIKKGMVTEKELDYYNHIQENLTKFEQVSGQVVELAKQNRNTEASELLDREGTPLSDSIRASIEALLTEKTTAGNKLAGDLSKQAQLTHFAIVGVIFISFLISIIIAIWISRGISKPVAEMAEAAQKIAQGDLNVQIDGSSKNEIGRLGEAFAKSTASIRAYISDIGNIVSEIERGNLTVGTDLDYIGDYAQLKSSILGIIATLNHTFSQIDQAAEQVASGSSQVSSGAQELAQGATEQASSVEELSASISEISTHVKDNAEHTANASRFVAEVSREIETSNQHMDDMVKAMSLINESSGEIGKIIKTIEDIAFQTNILALNAAVEAARAGAAGKGFAVVADEVRNLASKSAEAAKNTTALIENSVRQVENGTKIADATAQSLHRVVARAEEVTETVEKISVATNRQSDAISQVTLGVEQISSVVQTNSATAEESAAASEELSSQAQILRDLVEKFRLNGQPSVLEAAAYPREAAGFELPMAAGGKY; encoded by the coding sequence ATGTTCAGGAATATGAAAATCGCTAAAAAACTGATGATCGCATTTATTGCTGTAGCCATCATTTCCAGCATCAGCGGAATCGTAGGAGTAAACACAACGGCGCTTCTGAATGCCACTTATGGCAAAGCGCTGACGGATTACGGCTTCTCCCAGGGAGAGATCGGGCTTTTCAACACACAATTCAATGAGAGCCGTTCCATTCTCAGCAATATCATTTACAGCACGGAACCACAGAAAATACAGGAAAGCGGGAACGAGCTTGACCAGTCAGGCAAGAAATTGGATACTTACCTGAAAAATATAAAAAAGGGAATGGTCACGGAAAAGGAACTTGATTATTATAATCATATTCAGGAAAATCTGACAAAATTTGAACAGGTCAGCGGTCAGGTGGTTGAACTGGCCAAGCAAAACAGGAACACAGAAGCATCCGAGCTGCTGGACCGCGAGGGCACTCCTCTTTCCGACAGCATCCGGGCGTCTATCGAGGCACTGCTTACGGAAAAGACGACGGCCGGAAACAAATTGGCAGGCGACCTGTCCAAGCAGGCCCAGCTTACGCATTTTGCCATTGTCGGGGTCATTTTCATCAGCTTCCTGATTTCCATTATCATCGCCATTTGGATTTCCCGCGGCATCAGCAAACCTGTGGCCGAAATGGCGGAAGCCGCGCAGAAGATCGCGCAGGGCGATCTGAACGTTCAAATTGATGGAAGCTCCAAAAATGAAATCGGCCGGCTGGGAGAAGCTTTCGCAAAATCCACAGCTTCCATCCGGGCTTACATATCGGATATCGGAAATATAGTCAGTGAAATTGAACGCGGCAACCTTACCGTGGGAACGGATCTGGACTACATCGGCGACTATGCCCAGCTCAAGAGCTCTATTTTAGGAATTATCGCCACTCTGAACCACACCTTCAGCCAGATCGATCAGGCGGCGGAGCAGGTCGCCAGCGGTTCCTCCCAGGTTTCCAGCGGCGCGCAGGAACTGGCGCAGGGCGCTACGGAGCAGGCAAGCTCCGTGGAAGAGCTTTCCGCCAGCATTTCCGAAATATCCACCCACGTGAAAGACAACGCGGAGCATACCGCCAACGCGAGCAGATTCGTGGCCGAAGTCAGCAGGGAAATCGAGACAAGCAATCAGCACATGGACGACATGGTCAAGGCCATGTCCCTGATTAACGAATCTTCCGGGGAAATCGGAAAGATCATCAAGACCATTGAGGATATCGCATTCCAGACAAACATCCTCGCGCTGAACGCAGCTGTGGAAGCGGCCAGGGCCGGGGCGGCCGGAAAAGGGTTCGCCGTAGTTGCCGACGAAGTAAGGAATCTTGCAAGCAAGAGCGCCGAAGCCGCGAAAAATACGACCGCTCTGATTGAAAACTCCGTAAGGCAGGTAGAAAACGGGACAAAAATCGCGGACGCGACCGCCCAGTCGCTCCACCGCGTCGTTGCCAGGGCGGAGGAGGTCACCGAAACGGTTGAAAAAATTTCAGTGGCGACCAACCGGCAGTCCGACGCTATTTCCCAGGTCACGCTGGGTGTGGAGCAAATCTCCAGCGTTGTCCAGACAAATTCCGCAACCGCCGAAGAAAGCGCCGCCGCAAGCGAGGAGCTTTCCAGTCAGGCACAAATTCTGAGAGACCTGGTGGAAAAATTCAGGCTGAACGGCCAGCCCTCCGTGCTGGAAGCGGCAGCATACCCAAGGGAAGCTGCCGGGTTCGAGTTGCCGATGGCTGCAGGCGGCAAGTATTAA
- a CDS encoding ATP--guanido phosphotransferase has product MNNPNPGCEEDVVIRTQIHLIRNLTDVPFCAKMSRADRQKLSERVVEAFSGNETLSHLFQFTDMESLSRVEAVSLVERHLVSADFISDRRGRGFFVNADETVSIMVNEEDHIHLQSSEAGLNPQKAFATADGLDDILDKCLGFAFDENLGYLTQNPVNLGTGMRASLMLHLPALREGGGISRISANLSKLGLALRGTFGSGVEPKGAVYQLSNRVTFGLSEQEAIANLQSIAMQLIEQERAARKELAESLEIQDTVSRSLAILQSAKMMANEEFMQLISNVRFGVATGLVDPIDYGEINRLMVLVQPATLTFYSGKKLTPAERRSLRAEKIRDFLKKGKYLWPN; this is encoded by the coding sequence ATGAATAACCCGAATCCCGGGTGCGAAGAGGATGTTGTGATCCGTACGCAAATTCATCTCATCCGCAATCTGACGGACGTTCCCTTCTGCGCGAAAATGAGCCGCGCCGACCGTCAGAAGCTTTCCGAAAGAGTGGTGGAGGCCTTCAGCGGCAATGAGACCCTGTCACACCTTTTTCAATTTACGGACATGGAAAGCCTGTCCAGGGTGGAAGCGGTTTCTCTGGTGGAACGGCATCTTGTCAGCGCGGATTTCATATCGGACCGCCGCGGAAGGGGCTTCTTTGTAAACGCGGATGAGACGGTCAGCATCATGGTCAATGAAGAGGACCACATTCATCTCCAGTCTTCGGAAGCGGGGCTGAATCCGCAAAAAGCGTTCGCCACGGCGGATGGTCTGGACGACATTCTGGATAAATGCCTCGGTTTCGCTTTTGATGAAAATCTGGGATATCTGACACAGAATCCCGTCAACCTCGGGACGGGGATGCGCGCCTCCCTGATGCTGCATCTTCCCGCGCTGCGGGAAGGCGGGGGGATTTCCCGGATTTCCGCGAATCTCAGTAAGCTTGGTCTTGCGCTGCGCGGTACTTTTGGGTCCGGGGTGGAGCCGAAGGGCGCCGTATACCAGCTGTCCAACCGCGTTACCTTCGGGCTGTCGGAGCAGGAAGCGATCGCGAACCTTCAAAGCATTGCCATGCAGCTGATCGAACAGGAGCGTGCCGCCAGAAAGGAACTGGCGGAAAGCCTTGAAATTCAGGATACCGTCAGCCGTTCCCTTGCCATTCTGCAAAGTGCGAAGATGATGGCGAACGAGGAATTCATGCAGCTGATCTCCAACGTCCGGTTCGGTGTGGCCACGGGCTTGGTCGACCCGATCGATTATGGCGAAATCAACCGCCTGATGGTTCTGGTCCAGCCCGCTACGCTGACGTTTTACAGCGGAAAAAAGCTTACTCCTGCGGAGCGGCGCAGCCTGCGGGCCGAAAAGATCAGGGATTTTTTAAAAAAGGGGAAATATCTATGGCCGAATTAA
- a CDS encoding UvrB/UvrC motif-containing protein: protein MLCDSCGKNPVTTHIKTIINGELTEYSLCAECAQRLGYGNLLTGLGCDYGSLLGGFFGGTELDDPVRCKCCGSTFDDIMRSGQVGCAQCYHTFYDRLIPLIQRIHGNTRHRGKVPGGGALQSRPQEQLSLMRRELREAIDAENFEHAASLRDRIKELEGGKVHE from the coding sequence ATGCTGTGCGATTCCTGTGGAAAAAATCCTGTTACCACTCATATTAAAACCATCATCAACGGGGAACTGACGGAATATTCCCTCTGCGCCGAATGTGCGCAGAGATTGGGGTATGGAAATCTTCTGACCGGGCTGGGCTGTGATTACGGCAGCCTGCTGGGCGGCTTTTTCGGCGGGACCGAACTGGACGACCCGGTCCGCTGCAAATGCTGCGGCTCGACCTTTGACGATATCATGCGCAGCGGGCAGGTCGGCTGCGCACAGTGCTATCATACCTTTTACGACCGGCTGATCCCTCTGATTCAGCGTATTCACGGCAATACCAGGCACCGCGGAAAGGTTCCGGGCGGCGGCGCTCTTCAGAGCAGGCCGCAGGAGCAGCTCAGCCTGATGCGCCGGGAGCTGCGGGAGGCAATCGACGCCGAAAACTTTGAACATGCCGCCAGCCTGCGCGACCGGATCAAAGAGCTGGAAGGGGGAAAGGTCCATGAATAA